Proteins from one Salinispora arenicola genomic window:
- a CDS encoding MFS transporter, with translation MGWRDGGDPGTRRVTADRDATSGRPALLLACTAQFLVVLDVSVVNVALPSIERALALSPSGLPWVANAYALVFGGFLLLGGRLADVYGRRLVFITGLGLFTTASLVGGLASTAGVLVSARGFQGLGAAVLAPATLTILTTTFPHGPARTRALAVWTAVSLAGGAVGNLLSGALTEYLTWRSTLLINVPIGTLGIVVAAATLTGGRPRDRVCRLDVRGAVLITIALIAVTYAVTTSYPHGWRDPITTTALGAGLVCLAAFVVVEARGAEPRLLPLRLLRSRAIWLGNLLMLLVGAAFQIPLWYFLTLYLQQVLELTPLQTGAGFLPHTLLMMLVGMRVTPWLMRHVPARTLVVVGTVTAATGFWWQSQITAHSTYLSGVLGPAIVISVGGGLLIVPLTAVVTSAGSGADAGAASGLMNTAKQLGGALGLALLSTSTIRSSSTRADLSNGYAQAFAITAVILALTAVMALALPVRDPADTRT, from the coding sequence GTGGGGTGGCGGGACGGGGGCGATCCAGGCACACGGCGCGTCACCGCCGACAGGGACGCGACCTCCGGCCGACCGGCGCTCCTCCTGGCCTGCACCGCGCAGTTTCTGGTGGTGCTCGACGTATCAGTGGTCAACGTCGCGCTCCCGTCCATCGAACGGGCCCTCGCCCTTTCACCGTCCGGCCTGCCGTGGGTGGCCAACGCCTACGCGCTGGTCTTCGGAGGCTTCCTTCTGTTGGGTGGCCGGCTGGCCGACGTGTATGGCCGCAGGCTGGTCTTCATCACCGGACTGGGGCTGTTCACGACCGCGAGTCTCGTCGGCGGGCTCGCATCCACCGCCGGTGTGCTGGTCAGCGCCCGCGGTTTCCAGGGCCTCGGCGCCGCCGTGCTGGCACCCGCCACCCTGACGATCCTCACCACGACCTTTCCGCACGGGCCCGCCCGTACCCGTGCGCTGGCCGTCTGGACCGCGGTCAGCCTGGCCGGCGGCGCGGTCGGCAACCTCCTCAGCGGCGCCCTCACCGAGTACCTGACCTGGCGGTCGACACTGCTGATCAACGTACCGATCGGCACGCTCGGCATCGTCGTGGCAGCTGCCACGCTGACCGGAGGGCGCCCCCGTGACCGGGTGTGCCGTCTCGACGTCAGGGGCGCCGTCCTGATCACCATCGCCCTGATCGCGGTGACCTACGCCGTCACGACCAGCTACCCGCACGGCTGGCGTGATCCGATCACCACGACGGCGTTGGGCGCTGGCCTGGTCTGCCTGGCCGCCTTCGTCGTGGTTGAGGCACGCGGCGCCGAACCACGACTCCTGCCACTGCGGCTGCTGCGAAGCAGGGCGATCTGGCTGGGCAACCTGCTGATGTTGCTCGTCGGGGCCGCCTTCCAGATCCCGCTGTGGTACTTCCTGACCCTGTACCTGCAACAGGTACTCGAACTCACCCCGTTACAAACCGGGGCCGGGTTTTTACCCCACACCCTGCTGATGATGCTCGTCGGCATGCGCGTGACCCCGTGGCTGATGCGACACGTGCCCGCCCGGACCCTGGTCGTCGTCGGAACCGTCACCGCGGCGACCGGTTTCTGGTGGCAGAGCCAGATCACCGCGCACAGCACCTACCTGTCCGGTGTGCTGGGCCCGGCCATCGTGATCTCAGTCGGCGGCGGGTTGCTCATCGTGCCACTGACCGCCGTGGTGACCTCCGCTGGTTCCGGGGCCGACGCCGGGGCAGCATCCGGACTGATGAACACCGCCAAGCAGCTCGGTGGCGCGCTCGGCCTGGCACTCCTGAGCACGTCGACCATCAGGAGCTCGTCCACCAGGGCTGATCTCAGCAACGGATACGCTCAGGCCTTCGCGATCACCGCCGTGATCCTGGCGCTCACCGCCGTCATGGCGCTCGCCCTACCAGTCCGAGATCCCGCCGACACCCGGACGTAG
- a CDS encoding TetR family transcriptional regulator C-terminal domain-containing protein gives MGSEHEHRRNEIADAVLAIVAERGLAAVSLAAVAAQAGVSPGRVQHYFPAKRELIEAAFERGNALSSGRIAAKAGPDDRDVSRRRLLTVVLTELIPYDAVTRAHLRVRQSFTAAALADEAIAARLRVDYAHLHDRLADLLRYDQAAGRLRAQTNPAEVAVTLVALAEGLAYYVLIGVRPAEAARDQVLAAISEVYLVA, from the coding sequence GTGGGCTCCGAGCACGAGCATCGGCGCAACGAGATCGCAGATGCGGTACTGGCCATTGTTGCCGAACGCGGGCTGGCGGCCGTGTCCCTGGCCGCGGTGGCCGCCCAGGCCGGCGTGTCGCCCGGCCGGGTCCAGCACTACTTCCCCGCCAAGCGAGAACTGATCGAGGCCGCCTTCGAGCGGGGCAACGCCCTGTCCAGTGGCCGGATTGCCGCCAAGGCCGGACCCGACGACCGGGACGTCAGCCGACGGCGCCTGCTCACCGTGGTGCTCACCGAACTCATTCCGTATGACGCCGTCACCCGCGCCCACCTGCGGGTACGCCAGTCGTTCACCGCGGCGGCGCTGGCCGACGAGGCCATCGCCGCCCGCCTGCGCGTCGACTACGCCCACCTGCACGACCGACTCGCCGACCTGCTCCGCTACGACCAAGCCGCTGGGCGCCTGCGTGCCCAGACCAATCCTGCGGAGGTGGCCGTGACACTCGTGGCCCTCGCCGAAGGGTTGGCCTACTACGTACTCATCGGCGTCCGTCCCGCCGAAGCCGCCCGTGACCAGGTACTCGCCGCGATCTCGGAGGTTTACCTGGTGGCGTGA